From a region of the Streptomyces venezuelae genome:
- a CDS encoding MarR family winged helix-turn-helix transcriptional regulator: MTPAPEPGPRWLTESEQDAWYAWRRMFPLVNAEIARDLSQDSGLSEADYDVLSVLGSTDGHRMRISALAELMRWSRSRLSHQLTRMEQRGAVRREEVAADGRGAEVVLTDAGIATITDAAPLHVESVRRHLIDVLTPDQLRTLAEVGETLHARTGARRKP; the protein is encoded by the coding sequence ATGACCCCCGCACCGGAGCCCGGGCCCCGCTGGCTCACCGAGTCCGAACAGGACGCCTGGTACGCGTGGCGGCGGATGTTCCCGCTGGTCAACGCGGAGATCGCACGCGACCTCAGCCAGGACAGCGGACTCTCCGAAGCCGACTACGACGTCCTGTCGGTACTCGGCTCCACCGACGGCCACCGGATGCGCATCAGCGCGCTGGCCGAGCTGATGCGCTGGTCCCGCAGCCGGCTGTCCCACCAGCTCACCCGCATGGAGCAGCGCGGCGCCGTCCGCCGCGAGGAAGTGGCCGCCGACGGCCGGGGCGCGGAAGTCGTCCTCACCGACGCCGGCATCGCCACGATCACGGACGCGGCCCCGCTCCACGTGGAATCCGTACGCCGCCACCTGATCGACGTCCTGACCCCGGACCAGCTGCGCACCCTGGCCGAGGTCGGCGAGACCCTCCACGCCCGCACGGGCGCCCGCCGCAAGCCCTGA
- a CDS encoding stealth family protein, with amino-acid sequence MQGIRRLSLPAGLRRLARTVRGRGGIPRQTGPSGREHTGDGPARGGRAADREDELLAAVPALVRHRGRLALVRDDLLPADARDANLRSVAEALEAAAVPYGLVPDGRLRHRVAIAPGDRDTALKACAAAFTGLPLYARLITADGEAGDVLAEDLPAAVEAAEAHPARVRAVRLHHPVVTSGRTLAYGPETGCDLEFWEAPDSGEGALATLCETPYGWWVPSLAASATRRIGDRDYPVVDCFAGRFPDDIDFPVDAVITWVDAADPAWRSRRDRAAQAGSAAGTGGGTGVDLADNRYRDRGELRYCLRAIAAYAPWIRHVFLVTDDQAPDWLDTCHPDITVVDHRELSTDPDAPEVFNSHAIESRLHRIPGLAEHFVYFNDDIFIGRPQRPQDYFLPSGLPKVFHDQRAVDPGSRVGDDVFTSSQKVTRQAVEEVVGRTYPHILAHTPYPLTRSLFTRVEELLPGRLDATARSVFRSTDDLAPVTLASHLGLAEGHAVEGHLAHTYVSTSCQDVVETLPPLAAERGHDAFCLADDEETGAEGTLTATQQQNVVAAFLEAYFPVPSPFERPPVPTG; translated from the coding sequence ATGCAGGGAATTCGCCGCCTCTCCCTTCCGGCCGGGCTGCGCAGACTCGCCCGCACCGTGCGTGGCCGCGGCGGCATCCCGCGGCAGACGGGCCCCTCCGGCCGGGAGCACACGGGCGACGGGCCCGCACGGGGCGGCCGGGCCGCCGACCGCGAGGACGAACTGCTGGCGGCCGTTCCGGCCCTGGTCCGCCACCGCGGCAGGCTCGCCCTGGTACGGGACGACCTGCTCCCCGCCGACGCCCGCGACGCCAACCTCCGGTCGGTCGCCGAGGCCCTCGAAGCCGCCGCCGTCCCCTACGGGCTCGTCCCCGACGGCCGGCTCCGCCACCGGGTGGCCATCGCCCCGGGCGACCGCGACACCGCGCTGAAGGCCTGCGCCGCGGCCTTCACGGGACTCCCCCTCTACGCCCGCCTGATCACCGCCGACGGCGAGGCCGGGGACGTACTCGCGGAGGACCTCCCGGCAGCGGTCGAAGCCGCCGAGGCGCACCCCGCCCGCGTCCGGGCCGTACGCCTCCACCATCCGGTCGTCACCTCCGGCCGGACCCTGGCCTACGGCCCCGAGACCGGCTGCGACCTGGAGTTCTGGGAGGCCCCCGACTCCGGCGAGGGCGCCCTCGCCACGCTGTGCGAGACCCCGTACGGCTGGTGGGTGCCCTCCCTGGCGGCCTCGGCCACCCGCCGGATAGGCGACCGGGACTACCCCGTCGTCGACTGCTTCGCCGGCCGCTTTCCGGACGACATCGACTTCCCGGTCGACGCGGTGATCACCTGGGTGGACGCCGCCGACCCCGCCTGGCGCAGCCGCCGGGACCGCGCCGCGCAGGCCGGGTCCGCCGCCGGCACCGGCGGCGGGACGGGGGTCGACCTCGCGGACAACCGGTACCGCGACCGCGGCGAGCTCCGGTACTGCCTGCGCGCGATCGCCGCCTACGCGCCCTGGATCCGGCACGTCTTCCTCGTCACCGACGACCAGGCCCCGGACTGGCTCGACACCTGCCACCCCGACATCACGGTCGTCGACCACCGCGAGCTCTCCACGGACCCCGACGCCCCTGAGGTGTTCAACTCCCACGCCATCGAGAGCCGGCTGCACCGCATCCCGGGCCTCGCCGAGCATTTCGTCTACTTCAACGACGACATCTTCATCGGCCGCCCGCAGCGCCCGCAGGACTACTTCCTGCCCTCGGGGCTGCCCAAGGTCTTCCACGACCAGCGCGCCGTCGACCCCGGCAGCCGGGTGGGCGACGACGTGTTCACGTCCTCGCAGAAGGTCACCCGGCAGGCCGTCGAGGAGGTCGTCGGCCGCACCTATCCGCACATCCTCGCCCACACCCCCTACCCGCTGACCCGCTCGCTCTTCACCCGGGTGGAGGAGCTGCTGCCCGGCCGGCTCGACGCCACCGCCCGCTCGGTCTTCCGCAGCACCGACGACCTCGCCCCCGTCACCCTCGCCTCCCACCTGGGGCTCGCGGAGGGCCACGCCGTCGAGGGCCACCTGGCGCACACCTACGTCAGCACCTCGTGCCAGGACGTGGTCGAGACCCTCCCGCCGCTGGCCGCCGAGCGCGGCCACGACGCGTTCTGTCTGGCCGACGACGAGGAGACCGGGGCGGAGGGCACACTGACCGCGACGCAGCAGCAGAACGTCGTCGCGGCCTTCCTGGAGGCCTACTTCCCGGTGCCGTCGCCGTTCGAGCGGCCGCCCGTACCAACGGGCTGA
- a CDS encoding M6 family metalloprotease domain-containing protein — protein MARQQTPGGVERSRIRSTAAALTSLTALAAMSLVAGPAVADSGSAPCALTRTSAHHSLGLDTWNGAYPRPERTLNAVMVFLSFPDHRSTLKTEEIVGDYFPATSDFFEQASYGRFRLVPHPQKKWIQMPKPSTAYGIKRDWAAGDRASYLRDAVATADAQVDFRKYDVVYFVADPDAPGVDSDATKVVNFEHPIVADGTELRRIVTVFERHPPDRNVLAHETGHVFDLPDLYHRPTDGKGDWDTYVGDWDVMGSQFGMAPDLFAWHKWKLGWLDASQVDCVQSGSSMHTLQPLAQAPPSGATGGTRLAVIRTGPGSAIAVEARGSAGNDGDTCTEGVLVYRVRNEASSGGGPIEVLDAHPSTEACWDRSVYPPLADAPLEVGETYTVPGERITIEVADRTRSGAYTVKITT, from the coding sequence GTGGCGCGACAGCAGACACCCGGGGGAGTGGAACGCTCCCGCATCCGAAGTACCGCCGCGGCGCTCACCTCCCTCACGGCGCTCGCCGCCATGTCGCTCGTCGCCGGTCCCGCGGTGGCCGACTCCGGATCCGCGCCCTGCGCGCTGACGCGCACCTCGGCGCACCACTCCCTCGGCCTGGACACCTGGAACGGCGCCTACCCCAGGCCCGAGCGCACGCTCAACGCCGTCATGGTCTTCCTCTCCTTCCCCGACCACCGGAGCACCCTGAAGACCGAGGAGATCGTCGGCGACTACTTCCCCGCCACCAGCGACTTCTTCGAGCAGGCCTCGTACGGCCGGTTCCGGCTGGTCCCGCACCCGCAGAAGAAGTGGATCCAGATGCCCAAGCCGTCCACGGCGTACGGCATAAAGCGGGACTGGGCCGCCGGGGACCGGGCCTCCTACCTGCGCGACGCGGTCGCCACCGCCGACGCCCAGGTGGACTTCCGCAAGTACGACGTCGTCTACTTCGTCGCCGACCCGGACGCGCCCGGCGTGGACTCCGACGCCACCAAGGTCGTCAACTTCGAGCACCCGATCGTCGCGGACGGCACGGAACTGCGGCGGATCGTCACCGTCTTCGAGCGCCACCCGCCGGACCGGAACGTGCTGGCCCACGAGACCGGGCACGTCTTCGACCTGCCCGACCTCTACCACCGGCCCACCGACGGCAAGGGCGACTGGGACACCTACGTCGGGGACTGGGACGTCATGGGCAGCCAGTTCGGCATGGCCCCGGACCTCTTCGCCTGGCACAAGTGGAAGCTGGGCTGGCTCGACGCCTCCCAGGTGGACTGCGTGCAGTCGGGCTCCTCGATGCACACCCTGCAGCCGCTGGCCCAGGCCCCGCCGAGCGGCGCAACGGGCGGCACCCGCCTCGCGGTGATCCGTACGGGCCCCGGAAGCGCGATCGCCGTCGAGGCGCGGGGCTCCGCCGGCAACGACGGGGACACCTGCACGGAGGGCGTCCTGGTCTACCGGGTGCGCAACGAGGCGTCGTCGGGCGGCGGCCCGATCGAGGTGCTGGACGCGCACCCGTCGACGGAGGCGTGCTGGGACCGCTCGGTGTACCCGCCGCTGGCGGACGCACCGCTGGAGGTGGGCGAGACGTACACCGTGCCGGGCGAGCGGATCACCATCGAGGTGGCGGACCGCACCCGGTCCGGCGCGTACACGGTGAAGATCACGACGTGA
- a CDS encoding putative bifunctional diguanylate cyclase/phosphodiesterase: MSGTSEGTGSAADSIRSAITERHPAVPAVPSASATPAAPPSPYRAADSDLRDYRAAFNAAHLAMAVVDREGYVVAANQAFAGLLGSEPHALVHRSAADLVDLAAEARTWAAYQEVLRGRQARLRCTRRLKHPDGHSLWTEVTLGPVPGTGDVLLSVADISDRRDLQARLRHLQMHDPVTRLPNRALFFERLSAALEAASYEHGGGTGRIGLCYLDLDGFKAVNDTLGHRVGDRLLTAVAARLTQCADQSGYGRTGGHLVARLGGDEFALLVEDSTGTEQLADLARSVLTAVQEPFDLAGQRLSVSASIGVVERTAAGTSATGLMQAADTTLYWAKADGKARWTLFDPERNAHRMTRQALSSTLRPAVERGEFELEYQPLVDLESGAVRGVEALVRWNHPQFGTLTPNRFIGIAEEDGSIVQLGQWVLRTACRQARRWQIEQPSDCPVFVSVNVAVRQVWDSDLVGDVAEILAETGLAPQLLQLELTESAVMGSAGRPLQALQALSDMGVRIAIDDFGTGYSNLAYLSRLPVSVLKLDGSFVRGFRYEEGTHPNPADETIVEALVQLAHRLGLTVTAECVETAGQAARLRRVGCDTGQGWLYSRAVAPERIAEMIGTRPGAEPHEPRPT, from the coding sequence GTGAGCGGAACCTCAGAAGGAACCGGTTCGGCGGCCGACAGCATCCGATCGGCCATTACGGAGCGTCACCCGGCAGTGCCGGCAGTGCCGTCGGCTTCGGCCACCCCGGCCGCTCCGCCGTCGCCGTACCGCGCCGCCGACTCCGACCTGCGCGACTACCGGGCCGCCTTCAACGCGGCCCACCTCGCCATGGCCGTCGTCGACCGCGAGGGCTACGTCGTCGCCGCGAACCAGGCCTTCGCCGGGCTCCTCGGCAGCGAACCCCACGCGCTCGTGCACCGGTCCGCCGCCGACCTGGTCGACCTGGCCGCGGAGGCCCGCACCTGGGCCGCGTACCAGGAGGTGCTCCGCGGCCGGCAGGCCCGGCTGCGCTGCACCCGCCGCCTCAAACACCCCGACGGGCACTCCCTCTGGACCGAGGTCACGCTCGGACCCGTCCCCGGCACCGGGGACGTCCTGCTGTCGGTGGCCGACATCAGCGACCGCCGCGACCTCCAGGCCCGCCTGCGCCACCTCCAGATGCACGACCCGGTCACGCGCCTGCCCAACCGCGCCCTGTTCTTCGAGCGGCTCTCCGCCGCCCTGGAGGCCGCCTCGTACGAACACGGCGGCGGCACCGGCCGGATCGGGCTGTGCTATCTGGACCTCGACGGGTTCAAGGCCGTCAACGACACCCTCGGCCACCGCGTCGGCGACCGGCTGCTGACCGCCGTCGCCGCCCGCCTCACCCAGTGCGCCGACCAGTCCGGCTACGGGCGCACCGGCGGCCACCTGGTCGCGCGCCTCGGCGGTGACGAGTTCGCCCTGCTGGTCGAGGACTCCACCGGCACCGAACAGCTCGCGGACCTGGCGCGGAGCGTACTGACCGCCGTACAGGAACCGTTCGACCTGGCCGGGCAGCGGCTGTCCGTCTCCGCCTCGATCGGGGTCGTGGAACGGACCGCGGCCGGCACCTCTGCGACCGGCCTGATGCAGGCCGCCGACACGACGCTGTACTGGGCCAAGGCGGACGGCAAGGCCCGCTGGACGCTGTTCGACCCGGAGCGCAACGCGCACCGGATGACCCGCCAGGCGCTCTCCTCCACCCTCCGGCCGGCCGTGGAACGCGGGGAGTTCGAGCTGGAGTACCAGCCGCTGGTGGATCTGGAGAGCGGTGCGGTGCGCGGGGTCGAGGCGCTGGTGCGCTGGAACCACCCGCAATTCGGCACACTCACGCCGAATCGGTTCATCGGGATCGCCGAAGAGGACGGGTCCATCGTCCAGCTGGGGCAGTGGGTCCTGCGGACCGCCTGCCGGCAGGCCCGCCGCTGGCAGATCGAACAGCCCAGCGACTGCCCCGTCTTCGTGTCCGTCAACGTCGCCGTCCGCCAGGTCTGGGACTCGGACCTCGTGGGCGACGTCGCGGAGATCCTGGCCGAGACGGGCCTCGCCCCGCAGCTGCTGCAGCTGGAGCTGACCGAGTCCGCGGTGATGGGCTCGGCCGGGCGCCCCCTCCAGGCCCTCCAGGCGCTCAGCGACATGGGCGTGCGGATCGCGATCGACGACTTCGGCACCGGCTACTCGAACCTCGCCTACCTCAGCAGGCTCCCGGTGTCGGTCCTGAAACTGGACGGTTCCTTCGTACGCGGCTTCCGCTACGAGGAGGGCACGCACCCGAACCCGGCCGACGAGACCATCGTCGAGGCCCTGGTCCAGCTCGCGCACCGGCTCGGCCTGACGGTCACCGCGGAATGCGTGGAGACCGCCGGACAGGCCGCACGGCTGCGGCGCGTGGGCTGCGACACGGGCCAGGGCTGGCTCTACTCACGCGCCGTCGCCCCCGAGCGGATCGCCGAGATGATCGGCACCCGGCCGGGCGCTGAGCCGCACGAGCCCCGCCCCACATGA
- a CDS encoding helix-turn-helix transcriptional regulator, which produces MAVVRDIDPSASPLDYYRYELRRLREEAGLKQAQLGASIFCTGSLIGMIENGKRVPTRDFSERVDVALGTDGHFSRLVGLVLRSILPTWFQAYAEMEARATFISTYQAQVVYGLLQTEEYAKALVSVEFPDRADEIAAARMERQRILMREEPPVLLVVLDEALLHRNVGGREVMRNQLAHLLSVADRPWVQIQVMPFSAGEHTGMTGSFNLLRFDDDPDLFYTESYDSGRMTANPKVIKERSVGYARLQADALSPAASALLIARVMEERYGHHSESDGRAVA; this is translated from the coding sequence ATGGCCGTGGTCCGTGACATCGATCCCAGTGCTTCGCCGCTGGACTACTACCGTTACGAGCTGCGCCGCCTGCGGGAGGAAGCCGGGCTGAAACAGGCGCAGCTGGGCGCGAGCATCTTCTGCACCGGGTCCCTGATCGGCATGATCGAGAACGGCAAACGGGTCCCGACCCGCGACTTCTCGGAGCGGGTCGACGTGGCGCTGGGCACGGACGGCCACTTCTCCCGCCTGGTGGGGCTCGTCCTGCGGAGTATCTTGCCGACGTGGTTCCAGGCGTACGCGGAGATGGAGGCCAGGGCGACGTTCATCTCCACGTACCAGGCGCAGGTGGTCTACGGGCTGCTGCAGACGGAGGAGTACGCGAAGGCCCTGGTGAGCGTGGAGTTTCCCGACCGGGCCGACGAGATCGCGGCGGCCCGAATGGAGCGCCAGCGCATTCTGATGCGTGAGGAGCCGCCGGTGCTGCTGGTGGTGCTGGACGAGGCGCTGCTGCACCGGAACGTCGGCGGCCGCGAGGTCATGCGCAACCAGCTGGCCCACCTGTTGAGCGTCGCAGACAGGCCGTGGGTGCAGATCCAGGTGATGCCCTTCTCGGCCGGTGAACACACCGGGATGACGGGCTCGTTCAACCTCCTCCGTTTCGACGACGACCCCGACCTCTTCTACACGGAGAGCTATGACTCAGGCCGTATGACGGCAAACCCGAAAGTGATCAAGGAACGCTCCGTCGGATACGCTCGCCTGCAAGCCGACGCCCTTTCGCCGGCGGCCTCGGCCCTTCTGATCGCGCGCGTAATGGAGGAACGGTATGGGCACCACTCTGAATCTGACGGCCGTGCCGTGGCGTAA
- a CDS encoding NADPH-dependent FMN reductase, protein MTRLHVISAATRPTSSGRPLARWVTEQARERGGFDVTPVDLAEIALPFLDEPEYASTGNYAHQHTRDWSALVDSADAFLFVLPMYNGGFTAPFKNAIDFLYNEWKGKPVGIVSYSAGPTGGVPAAEMLLPVLTRLGMLPAEHSAAVPGIPKLVGPEGFQAPETLVGELAAVLDDVAELAAKRAAEAVTV, encoded by the coding sequence ATGACCCGCCTGCACGTCATCTCCGCCGCCACCCGCCCCACCTCCTCCGGCCGTCCCCTCGCCCGATGGGTGACCGAGCAGGCCCGCGAGCGAGGCGGCTTCGACGTCACCCCCGTCGACCTCGCCGAGATCGCCCTGCCCTTCCTCGACGAGCCCGAATACGCCTCCACCGGCAACTACGCGCACCAGCACACCCGCGACTGGAGCGCCCTGGTCGACTCGGCGGACGCCTTCCTCTTCGTCCTGCCGATGTACAACGGCGGCTTCACCGCCCCCTTCAAGAACGCCATCGACTTCCTCTACAACGAGTGGAAGGGCAAGCCGGTCGGCATCGTCAGCTACAGCGCCGGCCCCACCGGCGGCGTCCCGGCCGCCGAGATGCTGCTGCCGGTCCTCACCCGTCTCGGCATGCTGCCCGCCGAGCACTCCGCCGCGGTCCCGGGCATCCCCAAGCTGGTGGGCCCCGAGGGCTTCCAGGCCCCGGAGACGCTCGTGGGCGAGCTCGCCGCGGTCCTGGACGACGTGGCCGAGCTGGCGGCGAAGCGCGCCGCCGAGGCCGTCACGGTGTGA
- a CDS encoding glycosyl hydrolase family 18 protein, with product MHIRKPLLAAAATAALAAGALASFAGLGTAQAADAGATAAAGGVRIAYYDQWSVYGNAFYPKHLDTRGIAGKLDVINYSFGNIHPTNLTCFEANKAAGDDNNPNAGDGAGDSYADYQKSFSAADSVSGVADKWDQPIVGVFNQFKQLKAKYPHLKINISLGGWTYSKYFSDAAKTDASRKKLVSSCIDQYIKGNLPVEGGYGGQGVAAGIFDGIDIDWEYPGSSGGHLGNHYAPEDKQNFTLLLKEFREQLDAYGQANGGKKYLLTSALPAGQDKIKYIETDKIGAYLDYANIMTYDMHGAWDGDGPTYHQSPLYSGANDPTDPIAPGTQKYSIDNAIDSWIDGNPAYGITGGFPANKLTLGYEFYYRGWKGVPAGPNNGLAQSATGASGARPTSQQAGIANYKELGGLVDNPATTFWDDQAKASYFYKDGEFFTGLNQKSIQARVDYGKQRGLAGAMMYSLLGLDNNTTLLNQISDALGGTTVPPTTPPTTPPTTPPTTPPTTPPTTPPTGCGSTPAYVAGTVYTAGNEVAHNGRKYKAQWWTQNETPGTTGEWGVWKDLGAC from the coding sequence ATGCACATCCGTAAACCACTCCTCGCAGCCGCCGCCACGGCCGCGTTGGCCGCCGGAGCGCTGGCCTCCTTCGCGGGACTCGGCACCGCCCAGGCCGCCGACGCGGGCGCCACCGCCGCGGCGGGCGGGGTCCGCATCGCCTACTACGACCAGTGGAGCGTGTACGGGAACGCCTTCTACCCCAAGCACCTCGACACCCGTGGCATAGCGGGCAAGCTGGACGTCATCAACTACTCGTTCGGCAACATCCACCCCACCAACCTCACCTGTTTCGAGGCGAACAAGGCGGCGGGCGACGACAACAACCCCAACGCCGGTGACGGCGCGGGCGACTCGTACGCCGACTACCAGAAGTCCTTCAGCGCCGCGGACAGCGTCAGCGGGGTCGCCGACAAGTGGGACCAGCCGATCGTCGGCGTCTTCAACCAGTTCAAGCAGCTCAAGGCCAAGTACCCCCACCTGAAGATCAACATCTCGCTGGGCGGCTGGACCTACTCCAAGTACTTCAGCGACGCGGCCAAGACCGACGCCTCCCGCAAGAAGCTGGTCTCCTCCTGCATCGACCAGTACATCAAGGGCAACCTCCCGGTCGAGGGCGGCTACGGCGGCCAGGGCGTCGCCGCCGGCATCTTCGACGGCATCGACATCGACTGGGAGTACCCGGGCTCCTCCGGCGGCCACCTCGGCAACCACTACGCCCCCGAGGACAAGCAGAACTTCACGCTCCTGCTCAAGGAGTTCCGCGAGCAGCTCGACGCCTACGGCCAGGCCAACGGCGGCAAGAAGTACCTGCTGACCTCGGCGCTCCCGGCCGGCCAGGACAAGATCAAGTACATCGAGACGGACAAGATCGGCGCGTACCTCGACTACGCGAACATCATGACGTACGACATGCACGGCGCCTGGGACGGCGACGGCCCGACGTACCACCAGTCCCCGCTGTACTCCGGCGCCAACGACCCGACCGACCCGATCGCGCCGGGCACCCAGAAGTACAGCATCGACAACGCGATCGACTCCTGGATCGACGGCAACCCGGCCTACGGCATCACCGGCGGCTTCCCCGCGAACAAGCTGACGCTGGGCTACGAGTTCTACTACCGCGGCTGGAAGGGCGTCCCCGCCGGGCCGAACAACGGCCTCGCCCAGTCCGCCACCGGCGCCTCCGGCGCCCGGCCCACCAGCCAGCAGGCCGGCATCGCCAACTACAAGGAACTCGGCGGCCTCGTCGACAACCCGGCGACCACCTTCTGGGACGACCAGGCCAAGGCCTCGTACTTCTACAAGGACGGCGAGTTCTTCACCGGCCTCAACCAGAAGTCCATCCAGGCCCGGGTCGACTACGGCAAGCAGCGCGGCCTGGCCGGCGCGATGATGTACTCCCTGCTCGGCCTGGACAACAACACCACCCTGCTGAACCAGATCTCGGACGCCCTCGGCGGCACCACGGTCCCGCCGACCACCCCGCCGACGACGCCTCCGACCACTCCGCCCACGACCCCGCCGACCACGCCCCCGACCACCCCGCCGACGGGCTGCGGCTCGACCCCGGCGTACGTCGCGGGCACGGTCTACACGGCCGGCAACGAGGTCGCGCACAACGGCCGCAAGTACAAGGCCCAGTGGTGGACGCAGAACGAGACCCCGGGCACCACGGGTGAGTGGGGCGTCTGGAAGGACCTCGGCGCCTGCTGA
- a CDS encoding DUF397 domain-containing protein: MGTTLNLTAVPWRKSSYSSTNGGDCVEVAAQPCLVAVRDSKNPGGPAFTVAPEAFAVFVRSL; encoded by the coding sequence ATGGGCACCACTCTGAATCTGACGGCCGTGCCGTGGCGTAAGTCGTCCTACAGCAGCACCAACGGCGGTGACTGCGTCGAGGTTGCCGCTCAGCCCTGCCTCGTGGCGGTCCGGGACTCCAAGAACCCCGGCGGGCCCGCGTTCACCGTGGCTCCAGAAGCCTTTGCGGTCTTCGTGCGCAGCCTCTGA
- a CDS encoding AAA domain-containing protein gives MTTTAPFDPGAAAARATAAILADTLHGSERGVVVDSPPGAGKSTLVVRAARELAAAGRRLMVVAQTNAQVDDLVLRLADKDPELKVGRLHSSDGDAYDPALRELASVTLSAKPKDLAELPITISTAAKWAFVKDVEPWQHAIVDEAYQMRSDALLAVAGLFERALFVGDPGQLDPFSVVGAEQWAGLSYDPSASAVSTLLAHNPQLPQHRLPVSWRLPASAAPLVSRAFYPYTQFRSGTGPGERRLSYGVPSDGSGPDRVLDEAAEAGWGLLELPARHTPRTDPEAVRAVALVVRRALDRGAVTSDEQSPSPAPLTADRIAVGTAHRDQAAAVRAALASLGVTGVTVDTANRLQGREYDLTVVLHPLSGRPDATAFHLETGRLCVLASRHRHACVVVARAGIAELLDDHPSTEPVQLGVTVKFPDGWEANHSVLAHLSEHRVPWRP, from the coding sequence GTGACCACGACCGCCCCCTTCGACCCGGGCGCGGCGGCGGCCCGGGCGACCGCCGCGATCCTGGCCGACACGCTGCACGGGAGCGAGCGGGGTGTCGTCGTCGACTCCCCGCCCGGTGCCGGCAAGTCCACGCTGGTGGTCCGCGCGGCCCGGGAGCTGGCCGCGGCCGGACGCCGCCTGATGGTGGTGGCGCAGACCAACGCGCAGGTCGACGACCTGGTGCTGCGTCTCGCCGACAAGGACCCGGAACTGAAGGTGGGCCGGCTGCACAGCAGTGACGGGGACGCCTACGACCCGGCGCTGCGCGAGCTTGCCTCGGTCACCCTGTCGGCGAAGCCGAAGGACCTCGCGGAGCTGCCGATCACCATTTCCACGGCGGCCAAGTGGGCGTTCGTCAAGGACGTCGAGCCCTGGCAGCACGCCATCGTCGACGAGGCGTACCAGATGCGCTCGGACGCGCTGCTGGCCGTGGCCGGGCTGTTCGAGCGGGCACTGTTCGTGGGCGATCCGGGGCAGCTGGACCCGTTCAGCGTGGTCGGTGCGGAGCAGTGGGCGGGCCTGTCCTACGATCCTTCCGCCTCGGCGGTGAGCACCCTGCTCGCGCACAACCCGCAGCTGCCGCAGCACCGGCTGCCGGTGTCCTGGCGGCTCCCGGCGTCGGCGGCGCCGCTGGTCTCCCGCGCCTTCTACCCGTATACGCAGTTCCGCAGCGGTACGGGCCCGGGCGAGCGGCGGCTGTCGTACGGGGTGCCCTCGGACGGGTCGGGCCCGGACCGGGTGCTGGACGAGGCGGCGGAGGCGGGCTGGGGCCTGCTGGAGCTGCCCGCGCGGCACACCCCGCGCACGGACCCGGAGGCGGTGCGGGCGGTGGCCCTGGTGGTCCGCCGGGCCCTGGACCGCGGGGCGGTGACCTCCGACGAGCAGTCCCCGTCCCCGGCCCCGCTGACGGCGGACCGGATCGCGGTCGGCACGGCGCACCGCGACCAGGCGGCGGCGGTGCGCGCGGCGCTGGCCTCGCTCGGGGTCACGGGGGTCACGGTGGACACCGCGAACCGGCTGCAGGGCCGCGAGTACGACCTCACGGTGGTCCTCCACCCGCTGTCGGGCCGCCCGGACGCGACGGCCTTCCACCTGGAGACGGGCCGCCTGTGCGTGCTGGCCTCCCGGCACCGGCACGCGTGCGTGGTGGTGGCCCGGGCGGGCATCGCGGAGCTGCTGGACGACCACCCCTCGACGGAACCGGTCCAACTGGGCGTGACGGTCAAGTTCCCGGACGGCTGGGAAGCGAACCATTCGGTGCTCGCCCACCTGTCCGAGCACCGGGTCCCCTGGCGGCCCTGA